From a region of the Actinopolymorpha singaporensis genome:
- a CDS encoding zinc-dependent alcohol dehydrogenase family protein, with protein MKAAVISAPGEVSVESVPDPTPGPRDVVVKVAACGICGTDLHILEGEFAPTLPVVPGHEFAGEVVAVGADVTEFATGDQVAVDPSLHCGECHYCRRARGNLCENWAAIGVTTAGGAAEYALAPVKNCYRLPDSVRTGDAALIEPLSCAVRGFDVLPRVLADHYLIYGAGTMGLMMMELAKRAGAGSVNVVDLNPKRLETARELGCSATATSADELAEGFPRGWDVVVDCTGVAAAISDGLSRVGRGGTFLQFGVAAYDARVQIEPYKIYNQEITITGSMAVLHSFERAGDLFVNGALRPDVMISDRFPLADYAAALEQFKAGVGRKIQVVP; from the coding sequence GTGAAAGCCGCCGTCATCAGTGCACCCGGTGAGGTCAGTGTCGAGAGTGTTCCGGACCCCACCCCGGGACCGCGCGACGTGGTGGTCAAGGTCGCCGCGTGCGGGATCTGCGGCACCGACCTGCACATCCTGGAAGGCGAGTTCGCCCCTACTCTGCCGGTGGTGCCCGGCCACGAGTTCGCCGGCGAGGTGGTCGCGGTGGGTGCCGACGTCACCGAGTTCGCCACCGGTGACCAGGTGGCGGTCGACCCGTCCCTGCACTGCGGGGAGTGCCACTACTGCCGCCGGGCACGGGGGAACCTCTGCGAGAACTGGGCCGCGATCGGGGTGACGACCGCCGGTGGCGCGGCCGAGTACGCCCTCGCCCCGGTGAAGAACTGCTACCGGCTGCCCGACAGCGTCCGGACCGGCGACGCCGCGCTGATCGAGCCGCTGTCGTGCGCGGTCCGCGGGTTCGACGTACTCCCCCGCGTCCTCGCCGACCACTACCTCATCTACGGCGCCGGCACGATGGGCCTGATGATGATGGAACTCGCCAAGCGGGCCGGAGCGGGCAGTGTCAACGTCGTCGACCTCAACCCCAAGCGCCTGGAGACCGCCCGCGAACTCGGCTGCTCGGCAACGGCCACCAGCGCCGACGAACTCGCCGAGGGGTTCCCGCGCGGCTGGGACGTCGTGGTCGACTGCACCGGGGTCGCGGCCGCGATCTCCGACGGGCTGTCGCGGGTCGGGCGGGGCGGGACGTTCCTGCAGTTCGGGGTGGCCGCCTACGACGCACGGGTGCAGATCGAGCCGTACAAGATCTACAACCAGGAGATCACGATCACGGGTTCGATGGCGGTGCTGCACAGCTTCGAACGCGCCGGCGACCTGTTCGTCAACGGCGCCCTGCGGCCGGACGTGATGATAAGCGACCGCTTCCCGCTGGCCGACTACGCCGCCGCGCTCGAGCAGTTCAAGGCAGGCGTGGGGCGCAAGATCCAGGTCGTCCCCTGA
- a CDS encoding NAD(P)-dependent alcohol dehydrogenase, whose amino-acid sequence MGEAVPPTMRAAVLRSVKDLAVEERPVPTPGPREVLIQVRSVGTCGSDVHYYEHGRIGDFVVRAPLVLGHEASGVVVGRGSAATRHEVGQRVSLEPGVPCFTCAQCRAGRYNLCPDMRFFATPPIDGAFCEYVVLHEEFAHPVPDTLSDDAAALLEPLSVGVWSSQKARVGPGTRVLVTGAGPIGLVALQAARAFGATEVVVTDVRAQRLETARALGATTVNVNETSLADAGVEADVLIECSGFPSAIGEAIRRVRPAGRVVLVGMGGDEIPLPLAHVQNREIEVTGTFRYANTWPTAIALAAGGEVDLDRLATHHFGLAGTEQALTALARDESTIKAMVHPSQPEKESR is encoded by the coding sequence ATGGGCGAAGCGGTTCCCCCGACCATGCGGGCCGCGGTCCTGCGTTCGGTGAAGGACCTCGCCGTGGAGGAGCGGCCGGTCCCGACGCCGGGTCCGCGCGAGGTGCTGATCCAGGTGCGCTCGGTGGGCACCTGCGGTTCCGACGTCCACTACTACGAACACGGCCGGATCGGCGACTTCGTCGTCCGCGCGCCGCTGGTCCTCGGGCACGAGGCGAGCGGGGTCGTGGTGGGGCGCGGCTCCGCCGCCACCCGGCACGAGGTCGGGCAGCGGGTGTCACTGGAACCGGGCGTGCCCTGCTTCACCTGCGCGCAGTGCCGCGCGGGCCGTTACAACCTCTGCCCGGACATGCGGTTCTTCGCTACTCCGCCGATCGACGGGGCGTTCTGCGAGTACGTCGTCCTGCACGAGGAGTTCGCCCACCCGGTGCCCGACACGCTGTCCGACGACGCGGCAGCGCTGCTGGAGCCGCTGTCGGTCGGGGTGTGGAGCTCGCAGAAGGCGAGGGTCGGCCCGGGCACCCGGGTGCTCGTCACCGGTGCCGGGCCAATCGGCCTGGTCGCCCTGCAGGCCGCACGCGCGTTCGGGGCCACCGAGGTGGTGGTCACCGACGTACGCGCCCAACGGCTGGAGACCGCGCGGGCGCTCGGCGCGACCACGGTGAACGTGAACGAGACCTCCCTCGCCGACGCCGGTGTCGAGGCGGACGTGCTGATCGAGTGCTCCGGGTTCCCGTCCGCGATCGGCGAGGCGATCCGGCGGGTGCGCCCAGCCGGCCGGGTGGTGCTGGTCGGCATGGGCGGGGACGAGATCCCGCTGCCGCTGGCGCACGTGCAGAACCGCGAGATCGAGGTGACCGGGACGTTCCGGTACGCCAACACCTGGCCGACCGCGATCGCGCTGGCCGCCGGCGGCGAGGTCGACCTGGACCGGCTGGCCACCCACCACTTCGGGCTGGCCGGCACCGAGCAGGCGCTCACCGCCCTGGCCCGCGACGAGAGCACCATCAAGGCCATGGTCCACCCGTCCCAACCCGAGAAGGAGTCCCGGTGA
- a CDS encoding endonuclease V — MGDPEHGWPDAPAELAELQAELGARSPVPWRPPTDRPTRIGGCFCCFPRGVEGFGERGDPLWVAAVTYEERRRLASVVRTDRARAPYVAGLLAMREGPALAAAVAELTVAPEVLLVNATGRDHPRAAGLAYHLGAALDLPTVGVTHRPLLATGDWPADAPGAAATLTLSGTPVGAWVRTRAGRRPLVAHAGWRTDPGTAVEVVRLATGTARTPVPLREARRLARRARALR; from the coding sequence GTGGGTGACCCCGAGCACGGGTGGCCGGACGCCCCGGCCGAACTCGCCGAGCTGCAGGCCGAACTCGGCGCCCGCTCCCCCGTGCCCTGGCGGCCGCCGACGGACCGGCCGACCCGGATCGGCGGCTGCTTCTGCTGCTTCCCGCGCGGGGTGGAGGGCTTCGGCGAGCGCGGTGATCCGCTGTGGGTCGCGGCGGTGACGTATGAGGAGAGGCGTCGGCTCGCCTCGGTCGTGCGCACCGACCGGGCCCGCGCCCCCTACGTCGCCGGGCTGCTGGCCATGCGGGAGGGCCCCGCACTGGCGGCCGCGGTGGCGGAGCTCACCGTCGCTCCGGAGGTCCTGCTGGTGAACGCCACCGGGCGCGACCATCCTCGCGCGGCCGGCCTGGCGTACCACCTCGGCGCGGCCCTGGACCTGCCGACCGTCGGAGTCACGCACCGGCCGCTGCTCGCCACCGGCGACTGGCCCGCGGACGCTCCGGGGGCCGCCGCCACGTTGACGCTGTCGGGCACTCCGGTCGGCGCGTGGGTACGCACCCGTGCCGGTCGCCGTCCTCTGGTCGCGCACGCCGGCTGGCGGACCGACCCCGGCACCGCCGTCGAGGTCGTACGACTGGCCACCGGAACCGCCCGAACCCCCGTACCGCTGCGGGAGGCGCGCCGACTCGCCCGGCGCGCCCGGGCACTACGGTGA
- a CDS encoding GntR family transcriptional regulator — protein MSSSSGPVARITVDVAGGVAPWRQVRDQILGLVERGQLPIGARLPAIRQLATDLGIAPGTVARAYRELEGEGILATARRHGTVVAAAPAGAADPLRSAAQEYVDTARSLGADARTATAMVQRLFDRPD, from the coding sequence GTGAGCTCCTCCTCAGGTCCGGTCGCGCGGATCACCGTCGACGTGGCCGGGGGCGTCGCGCCCTGGCGGCAGGTACGCGACCAGATCCTCGGCCTGGTCGAACGCGGCCAGCTCCCGATCGGCGCCCGGCTGCCCGCGATCCGCCAGCTCGCCACCGACCTCGGCATCGCCCCTGGCACGGTCGCCCGCGCCTACAGGGAACTGGAGGGCGAGGGCATCCTGGCCACGGCCCGCCGGCACGGGACGGTGGTCGCCGCCGCTCCGGCCGGCGCGGCCGACCCGCTGCGGTCGGCGGCACAGGAGTACGTCGACACCGCGCGCTCCCTCGGCGCCGACGCCCGTACCGCGACGGCCATGGTGCAGCGGCTCTTCGATCGGCCAGACTGA
- a CDS encoding glycoside hydrolase family 2 protein translates to MSQWRELHEGWTLQVVGEADGVPREVADAVVPATVPGCVHTDLLAADLIPDPYLDRNEYDLAWIGRACWRYATSFDWTPDGSDRVDLVCDGLDTVATVELNGEVVATTQNMHRSYRFDVGGRLREGRNELVVTFASAQAYAERLRDELGDLPGPNSATPEPFNFIRKMACNFGWDWGPVLVTAGIWKSIGLHSWSGARLARVRPVVDVDLGEQRDVATAGRVRVLADVEYAGPALAGSDGDSGAAGGGVKAGLTLTASVAGSRAEVEVPAGATSAEVELSVDNPRLWWPHGHGEQPLYDLAVELSGGSEGTLDGWSRRVGFRQVQLDTEPDDAADPEAGSAFTLVVNGVPVFARGANWIPDDCFPSRVDAARYRARLQQAKDAHIDLLRVWGGGLYEQDTFYDAADELGILVWQDFLFACAAYPEESPIAEEVEAEARENVARLMPHPSLVLWNGNNENIWAWFDWGWQPKVGDRTWGAGYYLDLLPRVVGETDPSRPYWPGSPYSGSMDRHPNTDEHGCKHVWDVWNQVDYSVYRTYVPRFVAEFGWQGPPTWATLTRAVHDDPLAADSPGVLSHQKATDGNAKLARGLTPHFPEPADVEDWHWSTQLNQARALTVGIEHYRSHRGRCMGTVVWQINDCWPVTSWAAVDGDARPKPLWYALRKVYDPRLVTVQPRPEGLTVFLVNEGLTGGDNGARAGGVWRTDLAVERRTFTGEVLAHWSTSVSVDPAATASVRVPVDVATTTDPSREYVLVVAGDRRTTWFFAADKDLAYPAPEWDVEVTADGPATRVTVTARTLVRDLALFADRLDPAAGVDDMLVTLLPGESHTFRISGLTRPVDVAEVSGRPVLRCANDTVSPAK, encoded by the coding sequence ATGAGTCAGTGGCGAGAGCTGCACGAGGGTTGGACGCTGCAGGTGGTGGGGGAGGCCGACGGCGTTCCGCGCGAGGTCGCGGACGCGGTGGTGCCGGCGACGGTACCGGGCTGTGTGCACACCGACCTGCTCGCGGCGGACCTGATCCCAGACCCCTACCTCGACCGCAACGAGTACGACCTGGCCTGGATCGGCCGGGCCTGCTGGCGCTACGCCACCTCCTTCGACTGGACGCCGGACGGCTCGGACCGCGTCGACCTGGTCTGCGACGGGCTGGACACCGTGGCCACCGTCGAGCTGAACGGCGAGGTGGTGGCCACCACCCAGAACATGCACCGCTCCTACCGGTTCGACGTCGGCGGCAGGCTGCGGGAGGGCCGCAACGAGCTGGTGGTGACGTTCGCGTCGGCCCAGGCGTACGCCGAACGGCTGCGGGACGAGCTCGGCGACCTGCCGGGCCCCAACTCCGCGACCCCGGAGCCGTTCAACTTCATCCGCAAGATGGCCTGCAACTTCGGCTGGGACTGGGGCCCGGTGCTGGTCACCGCGGGCATCTGGAAGTCGATCGGCCTGCACAGCTGGAGCGGCGCACGGCTGGCCCGGGTCCGTCCCGTGGTGGACGTCGACCTGGGTGAGCAGCGCGACGTCGCGACCGCCGGCCGGGTGCGGGTGCTGGCCGACGTGGAGTACGCCGGTCCCGCGTTGGCAGGCAGCGACGGCGACAGCGGTGCCGCCGGCGGTGGCGTCAAGGCTGGCTTGACGCTGACCGCGAGCGTGGCGGGATCCCGGGCGGAGGTGGAGGTTCCGGCCGGCGCCACCAGCGCCGAGGTGGAGCTGAGCGTCGACAACCCCAGGCTGTGGTGGCCGCACGGGCACGGCGAACAACCGCTGTACGACCTGGCGGTCGAACTCTCCGGCGGCTCCGAAGGCACGCTGGACGGCTGGTCGCGCCGCGTCGGGTTCCGTCAGGTGCAGCTTGACACCGAACCCGACGACGCCGCGGACCCCGAGGCCGGTTCGGCGTTCACCCTCGTCGTCAACGGCGTGCCGGTCTTCGCCCGCGGCGCCAACTGGATCCCCGACGACTGCTTCCCGTCCCGCGTCGACGCCGCCCGCTACCGCGCCCGGCTCCAGCAGGCCAAGGACGCCCACATCGACCTGCTGCGGGTGTGGGGCGGTGGCCTGTACGAGCAGGACACCTTCTACGACGCCGCCGACGAGCTCGGCATCCTCGTCTGGCAGGACTTCCTGTTCGCCTGCGCGGCCTACCCGGAGGAGTCGCCGATCGCGGAGGAGGTGGAGGCCGAGGCCCGCGAGAACGTCGCCCGGCTGATGCCGCACCCGAGCCTGGTGCTCTGGAACGGCAACAACGAGAACATCTGGGCGTGGTTCGACTGGGGCTGGCAGCCGAAGGTCGGCGACCGCACCTGGGGCGCGGGCTACTACCTCGACCTGTTGCCGAGGGTGGTCGGTGAGACCGACCCGAGCCGGCCGTACTGGCCGGGCAGCCCGTACTCCGGCTCCATGGACCGCCACCCCAACACCGACGAGCACGGCTGCAAGCACGTCTGGGACGTGTGGAACCAGGTCGACTACTCCGTCTACCGCACCTACGTGCCGCGGTTCGTGGCCGAGTTCGGCTGGCAGGGCCCGCCCACCTGGGCCACGCTGACCCGCGCGGTGCACGACGACCCGCTGGCGGCCGACTCTCCCGGCGTACTCAGCCACCAGAAGGCCACCGACGGCAACGCCAAGCTCGCCCGCGGCCTCACGCCGCACTTCCCCGAGCCGGCCGACGTCGAGGACTGGCACTGGTCCACCCAGCTCAACCAGGCCCGTGCGCTCACGGTGGGGATCGAGCACTACCGCTCCCACCGGGGACGCTGCATGGGCACGGTCGTGTGGCAGATCAACGACTGCTGGCCGGTCACCTCCTGGGCGGCCGTCGACGGGGACGCCCGGCCCAAGCCGCTGTGGTACGCGCTGCGCAAGGTGTACGACCCGCGGCTGGTCACCGTCCAGCCTCGCCCGGAGGGCCTGACGGTGTTCCTTGTCAACGAGGGCCTGACAGGCGGGGACAACGGCGCCCGGGCCGGCGGAGTGTGGCGGACCGACCTCGCGGTCGAGCGCCGTACGTTCACCGGCGAGGTGCTCGCACACTGGTCGACCTCGGTGAGCGTCGACCCGGCGGCCACGGCGTCGGTGCGGGTGCCGGTCGACGTCGCCACCACGACCGACCCGTCCCGGGAGTACGTCCTGGTCGTCGCGGGCGACCGGCGTACGACGTGGTTCTTCGCCGCGGACAAGGACCTGGCCTACCCCGCACCGGAGTGGGACGTCGAGGTCACCGCCGACGGCCCGGCGACCCGGGTGACCGTGACGGCGCGGACGCTGGTGCGCGACCTCGCGTTGTTCGCCGACCGGCTCGACCCGGCCGCCGGCGTGGACGACATGCTGGTCACGTTGCTGCCGGGAGAGTCGCACACGTTCCGGATCAGCGGGCTCACCAGGCCGGTGGACGTGGCGGAGGTCAGCGGGCGGCCGGTGCTGCGCTGCGCAAACGACACCGTGAGCCCCGCGAAGTGA
- a CDS encoding serine hydrolase — translation MPTGAPQSELSQAELSQAELSQAELSQAELSQAELSQADVRADARPDAEHRAGVSAQLKAELDAELDALPGRASVWFGRPGQAPAYVREPDATHYAASTMKVAVLAAAYRLADEGLLDLDEQVPVHDDFESATGDGTSYHATADYDSDPEPWALLGRSAGLRWLARRMIVRSSNLATNLVLERVGLPAVAAAWATAGARSSVVARGIQDYGAEQAGLSNLVTAADLAGLFTALYDGTLASAPACAQMLTVLLGQEVTQDVVRGLPPGTPVAHKNGWVEGIRHSAALVLPGDAPPYVLVTCVSADLDEDAGCAVVARVAAATWKVRADAGTSETGAASPVPRD, via the coding sequence ATGCCGACCGGAGCGCCCCAGTCCGAACTCTCCCAGGCCGAACTCTCCCAGGCCGAACTCTCCCAGGCCGAACTCTCCCAGGCCGAACTGTCCCAGGCCGAACTGTCCCAGGCCGACGTCCGAGCCGACGCGCGACCCGACGCCGAACACAGGGCCGGAGTCAGCGCCCAGCTGAAGGCCGAACTGGATGCAGAGCTCGACGCGTTGCCGGGCCGGGCGTCGGTGTGGTTCGGCCGGCCCGGCCAGGCACCGGCGTACGTCCGGGAACCCGACGCCACCCACTACGCCGCCAGCACCATGAAGGTCGCGGTGCTGGCGGCGGCGTACCGGCTGGCCGACGAGGGCCTGCTCGACCTGGACGAGCAGGTGCCGGTGCACGACGACTTCGAGTCCGCGACCGGCGACGGCACCAGCTACCACGCCACCGCCGACTACGACAGCGATCCCGAACCCTGGGCGCTTCTCGGCCGGTCGGCCGGCCTGCGCTGGCTGGCCCGGCGGATGATCGTACGATCCAGCAACCTCGCCACCAACCTCGTTCTGGAGCGGGTGGGGCTGCCGGCCGTGGCCGCGGCGTGGGCGACCGCAGGGGCGCGGTCCTCGGTGGTGGCCCGCGGAATCCAGGACTACGGCGCCGAGCAGGCCGGCCTGTCCAACCTGGTGACCGCCGCCGACCTCGCCGGCCTGTTCACCGCCCTCTACGACGGAACCCTCGCCTCTGCCCCGGCGTGCGCGCAGATGCTGACCGTGCTGCTCGGCCAGGAGGTGACCCAGGACGTCGTACGCGGACTGCCTCCCGGCACGCCGGTGGCCCACAAGAACGGCTGGGTGGAGGGGATCCGGCACAGCGCGGCGCTGGTGCTGCCCGGGGACGCGCCCCCCTACGTCCTGGTGACGTGTGTGAGTGCCGACCTCGACGAGGACGCCGGTTGTGCCGTGGTCGCACGCGTAGCCGCCGCCACGTGGAAGGTTCGGGCGGATGCCGGTACCTCCGAAACCGGCGCGGCGTCCCCCGTTCCCCGCGATTGA
- a CDS encoding lanthionine synthetase LanC family protein gives MYPPDDAVFARIDVVFTRIATRMGAELRAAARPRLRTAQTEVPGPRGLARSAVDPRAGSGRGSPGAAENGFWVRQSTGDDPAEEPPPGETLRQWVRRHCAGGAGVPADLAVMMARRLVAVVGAAHRAGCPLGDLSPDRFVVHVDGSLTVSDPSVPTTSASTSSTSTARLAYSAPGRDAASHGLASVAGDLYGLGCLFFLLATGTDPLLPPDDPDAALHRCHRDRLAAWLAVIAPYGDTARLFAPAIGELLAPHPADRCDLAALERLLCDAVPEPSVPAAMPTPGAPVNGQPSGEDLLADGLDHLTVRMCPDGDRLWVTGAEGTRTDPCDVQHGAAGVLAVLLRAHGHGASFDLAPVTLDAAARKAAGWLAERAEGAGRIGPALPGLYSGRAGVAWVLAEAAAVLGEPPLFGQAERLALRLPTSWPTADVAHGLAGAALTHLHLAALTCDDARPTVRDTRFGARAAAYAQALWSAAEPGPHGPTWPARVSSTGPEPACGPYGFAHGVAGIGYTLLALGTALGDSAALTLAGEAGDALCRAAHTDEDGAAWWPAGPHEAGWRPHWCSGSSGVGTFLLRLYAVTGEQRFAEYARAAAGAAYRARWTASPVACHGLAGDGEFLLDAAELLDDPTYRAWAEDLVPLLAARHCRRGGKALVADDTLTGVVADYNVGLAGVLAFLTRLRYGGRRMFLVDELLVEDHLWGRPARR, from the coding sequence GTGTACCCACCCGACGACGCGGTATTCGCCCGAATCGATGTGGTGTTCACCCGAATCGCCACCCGGATGGGCGCCGAGTTGCGGGCAGCTGCCCGGCCCCGGCTCCGGACCGCCCAGACCGAGGTGCCCGGCCCGCGCGGGCTGGCCCGGTCGGCGGTGGACCCGCGGGCGGGTTCGGGACGGGGTTCGCCGGGGGCCGCCGAGAACGGCTTCTGGGTCAGGCAGTCCACCGGGGACGACCCGGCCGAGGAACCCCCACCAGGTGAGACCCTTCGGCAGTGGGTACGCCGCCACTGCGCCGGCGGCGCGGGCGTACCCGCCGACCTGGCCGTGATGATGGCCCGCCGCCTGGTCGCTGTCGTCGGCGCCGCCCACCGGGCCGGTTGCCCGCTGGGCGACCTGTCACCGGACCGGTTCGTGGTGCACGTCGACGGCTCGCTGACGGTCTCGGATCCGTCGGTGCCGACCACCTCCGCGTCGACCTCCTCTACGTCGACCGCACGTCTCGCGTACTCCGCGCCTGGCCGCGACGCGGCGTCGCACGGTCTGGCTTCCGTCGCCGGGGACCTCTACGGCTTGGGCTGCCTGTTCTTCCTGCTCGCCACCGGCACCGATCCGCTGCTTCCGCCCGACGACCCCGACGCCGCGCTCCACCGGTGCCATCGCGACCGGCTGGCGGCCTGGCTGGCGGTGATCGCACCGTACGGCGACACGGCCCGGCTGTTCGCACCGGCGATCGGTGAACTGCTCGCCCCGCACCCCGCCGACCGATGCGACCTCGCGGCACTCGAGCGCCTGCTCTGCGACGCCGTGCCCGAGCCGTCCGTGCCGGCGGCCATGCCGACGCCTGGTGCCCCGGTGAACGGCCAGCCGAGCGGGGAGGATCTCCTCGCCGACGGCCTCGACCATCTCACCGTGCGGATGTGCCCCGACGGCGACCGGCTGTGGGTCACCGGCGCCGAGGGAACCCGCACCGACCCGTGCGACGTCCAGCACGGCGCCGCCGGAGTCCTCGCCGTACTCCTGCGTGCACACGGCCACGGGGCCTCCTTCGACCTCGCACCCGTCACGCTGGACGCCGCCGCACGCAAGGCCGCCGGCTGGCTGGCCGAGCGGGCGGAAGGTGCCGGCCGGATCGGCCCGGCGCTGCCGGGCCTGTACTCCGGACGGGCCGGAGTGGCCTGGGTGCTGGCCGAGGCGGCGGCCGTCCTCGGTGAACCCCCGCTCTTCGGCCAGGCTGAGCGGCTGGCTCTGCGGTTGCCGACCAGTTGGCCGACCGCCGACGTCGCGCACGGACTGGCCGGGGCAGCCCTGACCCACCTGCACCTGGCGGCGCTCACCTGTGACGACGCCAGGCCGACCGTGCGCGACACTCGCTTCGGTGCGCGTGCCGCCGCCTACGCCCAGGCTCTGTGGTCGGCGGCCGAGCCCGGGCCGCACGGTCCCACCTGGCCCGCCCGGGTCTCCTCCACCGGTCCCGAACCCGCCTGCGGGCCGTACGGCTTCGCCCACGGCGTCGCCGGCATCGGGTACACCCTGCTCGCCCTGGGTACGGCGCTGGGCGACTCGGCGGCGCTCACCCTGGCGGGCGAGGCGGGCGACGCGCTGTGCCGGGCGGCGCACACCGACGAGGACGGCGCCGCCTGGTGGCCGGCCGGTCCGCACGAGGCGGGCTGGCGGCCGCACTGGTGCAGCGGGTCCTCCGGCGTGGGCACGTTCCTGCTCCGGTTGTACGCCGTCACCGGTGAGCAGCGCTTCGCCGAGTACGCCCGTGCGGCCGCCGGCGCCGCCTACCGCGCCCGGTGGACGGCATCGCCGGTCGCCTGCCACGGCCTCGCCGGGGACGGGGAGTTCCTGCTGGACGCGGCCGAGCTTCTCGACGACCCCACCTACCGCGCCTGGGCGGAGGACCTCGTGCCGCTGCTCGCGGCCCGGCACTGCCGGCGCGGCGGCAAGGCGCTCGTCGCCGACGACACGCTGACCGGTGTGGTCGCCGACTACAACGTCGGCCTGGCCGGGGTGCTGGCCTTCCTCACCCGGCTGCGCTACGGCGGACGGCGGATGTTCCTGGTCGACGAACTGCTGGTGGAGGACCACCTCTGGGGACGCCCCGCCCGGCGGTGA
- a CDS encoding C40 family peptidase encodes MPAPDLSVSATSAVRVAATVLWTGPDAHREIDAPIVAAVPDPRAWAAGLDVPARRDLDNRVLTQLLAGEPVDVLEERGDWLRVVAPWQPSDLDPRGYPGWVPRAHVAPAAAPARREAAVTVEAVRLEPDPGRRGDDLPAELTYATILPVLAETGDAQHTEHTGSGEAAPGARVRVALPGGSSGWVDARACAVRPTGDGRPVRPEAVLAQARRFVGLPYLWGGMSAFGLDCSGLVHIAFRALGRIVPRDAHDQAEAAGRVPVGEARPGDLYFFARPEKSIHHVGFAAGQPGSDGVLLHAPGTGEQVREEQLNADRRATLVDLAGRLAD; translated from the coding sequence ATGCCCGCTCCGGATCTTTCCGTCTCCGCGACGTCGGCCGTCCGGGTCGCCGCCACCGTGTTGTGGACCGGCCCCGACGCGCACCGCGAGATCGACGCCCCGATCGTGGCCGCCGTACCCGACCCGCGTGCCTGGGCAGCGGGTCTGGACGTACCGGCCCGACGCGACCTGGACAACCGGGTGCTCACCCAGCTCCTGGCCGGCGAACCGGTGGACGTACTCGAGGAGCGCGGCGACTGGCTGCGGGTGGTCGCGCCCTGGCAGCCCTCCGACCTGGACCCGCGCGGCTACCCGGGCTGGGTGCCCCGTGCCCACGTGGCGCCGGCCGCGGCACCGGCGCGCAGGGAGGCCGCGGTCACCGTCGAGGCCGTACGCCTGGAGCCGGACCCGGGACGCCGCGGAGACGACCTGCCCGCCGAACTCACCTACGCCACGATCCTTCCCGTACTCGCCGAGACCGGCGACGCACAGCACACCGAGCACACCGGATCCGGTGAGGCCGCACCCGGCGCGCGGGTGCGGGTGGCGCTGCCCGGCGGCAGTTCCGGCTGGGTGGACGCGCGGGCCTGTGCGGTCCGGCCGACCGGCGACGGCAGGCCGGTGCGGCCCGAGGCCGTGCTCGCACAGGCACGCCGGTTCGTGGGGCTGCCCTACCTGTGGGGCGGGATGTCGGCATTCGGGCTGGACTGTTCGGGACTGGTGCACATCGCGTTCCGGGCGCTCGGCCGGATCGTCCCTCGCGACGCCCACGACCAGGCCGAGGCGGCCGGGCGGGTCCCGGTGGGCGAGGCCCGGCCGGGCGACCTGTACTTCTTCGCCCGGCCGGAGAAGTCGATCCACCACGTGGGGTTCGCGGCAGGGCAACCGGGTTCGGACGGCGTACTCCTGCACGCGCCTGGTACCGGCGAGCAGGTCCGGGAGGAGCAGTTGAACGCCGACCGGCGGGCGACCCTGGTCGACCTCGCCGGCCGACTGGCCGACTGA
- a CDS encoding PPOX class F420-dependent oxidoreductase, whose protein sequence is MAETSSSTVEAPFARFARQRTVVLTTFRRDGTPVPTAVHVVVDGPHAYFRTYSAAGKAKRLRRDPRVEIAPSTAGGRPTGPAVDATARLLGEAEARPVRRLLRRKYPLLQGVAVPVFHRLARYRTLHYELSRTE, encoded by the coding sequence ATGGCCGAGACATCCTCGAGCACCGTGGAGGCGCCGTTCGCGCGGTTCGCCCGGCAGCGCACGGTCGTGCTGACCACCTTCCGGCGCGACGGCACCCCCGTACCCACGGCGGTCCATGTCGTCGTCGACGGGCCACACGCCTACTTCCGTACCTACTCCGCGGCGGGGAAGGCCAAGCGGCTGCGCCGCGACCCCCGGGTGGAGATCGCGCCGTCCACCGCGGGCGGGCGGCCGACGGGGCCGGCGGTCGACGCCACCGCCCGGCTGCTCGGCGAGGCGGAGGCCAGGCCCGTTCGCCGGCTGCTGCGCCGCAAGTACCCCCTGCTGCAGGGGGTCGCGGTGCCGGTGTTCCACCGCCTCGCCCGATACCGCACGCTGCACTACGAGCTGAGCAGGACCGAGTAG